Proteins encoded within one genomic window of Halomonas sp. YLGW01:
- a CDS encoding cation diffusion facilitator family transporter, with protein MGHMHHSRAETDDRAADTRAAHRVTLIGAGIDFVVGMFKLVAGLMVGSAALVADGIHSFSDILTDIFVIGATHYGRQAPDRGHPYGHGRIETLATLWLGSILIFVAGAIAWGSLERLFSGTPVLAPGPWAIGIAVLALAAKEWIFRYTMQVAKRVGSKLLEANAWHSRSDALSTVVVLVGLLGAQFGAGWLDGVAAVVVAIMVGKIGGELLWEASQELIDTALPEAEQERMRETASQVPGVRGVHDLRTRTVGGQVLLDLHLVVRPRVTVSEAHEVGNEVCRQLHQAFPNLSDVTFHIDPEDDQDAPPQHPLHVLPLREEVEAELATAWSGLPAWESRLTLDLHYLDQHIDISLYVRPDSSELSLDEAADTLRRHAARLPWIGRLRIWQGPGKA; from the coding sequence ATGGGCCACATGCATCACTCCCGCGCGGAGACCGATGACCGCGCCGCCGACACCCGGGCCGCGCACCGCGTCACCCTGATCGGGGCCGGCATCGACTTCGTGGTGGGCATGTTCAAGCTGGTGGCCGGCCTGATGGTCGGCTCGGCGGCGCTGGTGGCCGATGGCATTCATTCCTTCTCGGATATTCTCACCGACATCTTCGTGATTGGCGCCACCCACTACGGTCGCCAGGCGCCCGATCGCGGCCATCCCTATGGCCACGGTCGCATCGAGACCCTGGCGACCCTGTGGCTGGGCAGCATCCTGATCTTCGTCGCCGGCGCCATCGCCTGGGGCAGCCTGGAACGGCTATTCAGTGGCACGCCGGTCCTCGCGCCCGGCCCTTGGGCGATCGGGATCGCGGTACTCGCCCTGGCTGCCAAGGAATGGATCTTCCGCTACACCATGCAGGTGGCCAAGCGGGTAGGCTCCAAGCTGCTGGAGGCCAATGCCTGGCATTCCCGTTCGGATGCCCTCTCCACCGTAGTGGTGCTGGTCGGCCTGCTCGGCGCCCAGTTCGGCGCCGGCTGGCTGGATGGCGTGGCCGCGGTGGTGGTCGCCATCATGGTCGGCAAGATCGGTGGCGAGCTTTTGTGGGAGGCGAGTCAGGAGCTGATCGACACCGCGCTCCCCGAGGCCGAGCAAGAGCGCATGCGCGAGACGGCCAGCCAGGTACCCGGGGTGCGCGGCGTGCACGATCTGCGCACCCGCACCGTCGGTGGCCAGGTGTTGCTCGACCTTCACCTGGTGGTACGCCCGCGGGTGACCGTCTCGGAGGCCCACGAGGTCGGCAACGAGGTCTGTCGTCAACTGCATCAGGCCTTCCCCAACCTGAGTGATGTGACCTTCCACATCGACCCCGAGGACGATCAGGACGCACCGCCCCAGCACCCACTGCACGTGCTGCCGCTGCGTGAGGAAGTGGAGGCCGAGCTCGCCACCGCCTGGTCCGGCCTGCCTGCCTGGGAATCCCGCCTGACCCTGGACCTGCATTATCTCGATCAGCACATTGATATCTCTCTCTACGTGCGCCCGGATAGCTCAGAGCTGAGCCTCGACGAGGCGGCCGACACCCTGCGCCGCCACGCCGCCCGCCTACCCTGGATCGGTCGGCTGCGCATCTGGCAGGGCCCAGGCAAAGCCTGA
- a CDS encoding transglutaminase-like cysteine peptidase, with protein sequence MPRAPTPPAFQRQRRRLLIGLGGLLAGGWLGLSPPAVAALDMARLRQVMQSRFETQGTAALEAWLALIERLRPLAIAEQLAGVNDFFNQRIRWLDDRAIWQQEDYWATPLETLGRGDGDCEDFTIAKYITLLQLGMASERLRLIYVRATLGRGGLSQAHMVLGYYRLPGAEPLVLDNLVESIRPASERLDLTPVFSFNSDGLWTGGSSQSRVDPVQRLSRWRSVLARMREQGFRL encoded by the coding sequence ATGCCTCGTGCCCCCACTCCCCCAGCCTTTCAACGCCAGCGTCGCCGCCTGCTCATCGGGCTAGGGGGTCTGCTCGCGGGTGGCTGGCTGGGGTTGTCACCGCCAGCGGTGGCCGCCCTCGACATGGCACGCTTGCGTCAGGTCATGCAGTCCCGCTTTGAGACACAAGGCACGGCGGCGCTGGAGGCCTGGCTCGCCCTGATCGAGCGCCTTCGCCCCCTCGCCATCGCCGAGCAGCTGGCCGGGGTCAACGACTTCTTCAACCAGCGTATTCGCTGGCTGGATGACCGTGCCATCTGGCAGCAGGAAGATTACTGGGCCACGCCTCTGGAGACGCTGGGGCGCGGCGATGGTGACTGCGAGGACTTCACCATCGCCAAGTACATCACCCTGCTGCAGCTGGGGATGGCCTCCGAGCGACTGCGACTGATCTATGTCCGGGCGACCCTGGGGCGCGGCGGTCTCTCTCAGGCACACATGGTGCTGGGCTATTACCGCCTGCCGGGGGCAGAACCGCTGGTACTGGACAACCTTGTGGAGAGCATTCGTCCCGCCAGCGAGCGGTTGGACCTGACGCCCGTGTTCAGTTTCAACAGCGACGGCCTCTGGACCGGCGGGTCCAGCCAGTCACGGGTCGACCCGGTGCAGCGTCTGTCTCGCTGGCGCAGCGTACTGGCCCGCATGCGAGAACAGGGATTTCGACTTTAA